The following coding sequences lie in one Pelecanus crispus isolate bPelCri1 chromosome 9, bPelCri1.pri, whole genome shotgun sequence genomic window:
- the CCDC195 gene encoding coiled-coil domain-containing protein 195, translating into MEGNVHLLQVIRKMRSQINKLERENRALRGELQVCGQRSVPLEREAARGGGKSDVRSLASDGEGPAGSPASLHGSIMAGPAPAPKEQTDTTMTVRRYSTASPAPAPSSARSHRDGKRPLSNRLPDAPGSAPPPAPPAAAQLASGEEKGLEKTPANCLSYSHSSKMKLFQEHVYKCRGKGKAVSFLLPMDMSSYAEKQGSLKSTQNQSTKQLTTIAEKDI; encoded by the exons ATGGAGGGAAACGTGCACCTCCTCCAGGTCATCCGCAAGATGCGTTCCCAAATcaacaagctggagagggagaaCAGGGCCCTGAGGGGAGAGCTGCAGGTCTGCGGGCAGAGATCTGTGCCACTGGAGAGAGAAGCAGCGAGAGGAGGTGGGAAGAGCGACGTGAGGAGCCTTGCCAGTGATGGGGAAGGACCAGCTGGCTCTCCAGCATCCCTGCATGGAAGCATCATGGCCGGTCCTGCTCCGGCACCAAAGGAGCAGACAG ATACCACCATGACTGTGCGGCGCTACTCCACCGCTTCACCAGCGCCTGCTCCTTCCAGCGCGAGGTCTCACCGGGACGGCAAGAGGCCTCTGAGCAACAGGCTCCCGGATGCACCGGGCAGTGCCCCgccaccagcccctcctgctgcagcacagctcgccagtggagaggagaaagggcTTGAAAAAACACCGGCCAATTGTCTCTCCTACAGTCATTCCAGCAAAATGAAGCTGTTTCAGGAGCATGTCTATAAGTGCAG GGGTAAAGGCAAGGCTGTTAGTTTCCTCTTACCAATGGATATGTCATCATATGCTGAAAAGCAAGGTTCCCTCAAAAGCACACAAAATCAGAGCACAAAACAGTTAACCACCATTGCTGAAAAGGATATATGA